One region of Salvelinus namaycush isolate Seneca chromosome 3, SaNama_1.0, whole genome shotgun sequence genomic DNA includes:
- the LOC120044536 gene encoding frizzled-2-like: protein MKMDFRTSYVTFFAVIMPSLMISAQGDNGIAFPDHGFCQPISIPLCTDIAYNQTIMPNLVGHYNQEDAGLEVHQFYPLVKVQCSPELKFFLCSMYAPVCTVLEKAIPPCRSICERAKHGCEALMNKFGFQWPERLRCENFPVLGDGHICVGQNESTATAPPVHMPVPGTPGVHVYSTSDRPFRCPSVLKVPTYLNYSFLGELDCGAPCEHSRSSGGYMFFNDKEIYFARIWILIWSSLCCASTLFTVTTYLVDMQRFKYPERPIIFLSGCYTMVSIAYIAGYFLGDKVVCNDSFTPDGYKTIVQGTKKEGCTILFMMLYFFSMASSIWWVILSLTWFLAAGMKWGHEAIEANSQYFHLAAWAVPAVKTISILAMGQIEGDVLSGVCFVGLNSLNPIRGFVLAPLFIYLFIGTSFLLAGFVSLFRIRTIMKHDGTKTEKLERLMVRIGVFSVLYTVPATIVIACFFYEQAFRHHWERSWVSRNCKGLAIPCPMQYTPRMTPDFTVYMIKYLMTLIVGITSGFWIWSGKTLQSWRKFYTRLSNRRHGETTV, encoded by the coding sequence ATGAAAATGGATTTTCGAACGAGTTATGTGACTTTTTTCGCAGTGATCATGCCGTCATTGATGATATCAGCGCAAGGGGATAATGGCATTGCTTTCCCGGACCACGGATTTTGCCAGCCTATTTCAATCCCACTATGCACGGACATCGCCTACAATCAAACTATCATGCCCAATCTGGTGGGGCATTACAATCAAGAGGACGCAGGACTGGAGGTGCACCAGTTTTACCCCTTGGTAAAGGTACAGTGCTCGCCGGAACTTAAATTCTTCCTATGTTCAATGTATGCGCCTGTTTGTACAGTTTTGGAAAAGGCAATTCCACCCTGTCGCTCAATTTGCGAGAGGGCAAAGCACGGCTGCGAGGCGCTCATGAATAAATTTGGGTTCCAGTGGCCAGAACGCCTCCGGTGCGAGAATTTCCCCGTGCTTGGAGACGGGCACATTTGCGTGGGTCAGAATGAATCTACTGCCACTGCCCCGCCCGTACACATGCCAGTCCCTGGAACCCCTGGCGTCCATGTCTACTCCACATCAGACAGGCCTTTCCGCTGTCCATCTGTGCTCAAAGTCCCCACTTATCTGAATTATTCGTTTCTGGGGGAGCTGGATTGTGGAGCACCATGTGAACACTCCAGGAGCAGTGGAGGCTACATGTTCTTCAATGATAAAGAGATTTATTTTGCACGCATATGGATCCTCATCTGGTCGTCTCTGTGCTGTGCCTCCACCCTATTCACCGTCACCACCTACCTAGTGGACATGCAGCGCTTCAAGTACCCAGAGAGGCCCATCATCTTCCTTTCTGGGTGCTACACCATGGTCTCCATAGCCTATATCGCTGGCTACTTCCTGGGGGACAAGGTGGTGTGCAATGACAGCTTCACCCCAGACGGATATAAGACCATAGTCCAGGGGACCAAGAAGGAAGGCTGCACCATCCTCTTCATGATGCTGTATTTCTTCAGCATGGCCAGCTCCATCTGGTGGGTCATCCTGTCCCTCACCTGGTTCCTGGCAGCTGGGATGAAGTGGGGGCATGAGGCTATTGAGGCCAACTCCCAGTACTTCCACCTGGCAGCCTGGGCTGTGCCCGCCGTGAAGACCATCAGCATCCTGGCCATGGGGCAGATCGAGGGGGACGTGCTCAGTGGGGTGTGCTTTGTGGGCCTCAACAGCCTGAACCCCATACGGGGCTTTGTCCTGGCCCCCCTCTTCATCTACCTTTTCATCGGTACCTCCTTCCTCCTGGCCGGCTTCGTGTCCCTGTTCCGCATCCGCACCATCATGAAGCACGACGGCACCAAGACGGAGAAGCTAGAGCGCCTGATGGTGCGCATCGGGGTGTTCAGTGTGCTCTACACCGTCCCCGCCACCATCGTCATCGCCTGCTTCTTCTACGAGCAGGCCTTCCGTCACCACTGGGAGAGAAGCTGGGTCAGCCGTAACTGTAAAGGCTTAGCCATCCCCTGCCCCATGCAGTACACCCCCCGCATGACCCCCGACTTCACCGTCTACATGATCAAGTACCTGATGACTCTCATAGTGGGCATCACCTCCGGGTTCTGGATCTGGTCTGGCAAGACACTCCAGTCCTGGCGCAAGTTCTATACCAGACTCTCAAATCGTAGGCATGGAGAGACCACTGTCTAG